A window of Malania oleifera isolate guangnan ecotype guangnan chromosome 5, ASM2987363v1, whole genome shotgun sequence contains these coding sequences:
- the LOC131155536 gene encoding alcohol dehydrogenase 1-like isoform X1, with amino-acid sequence MSTAGLVIPCKAAVAWEPGKPLVMEQVEVAPPQTMEVRIKIAYTSLCRTDIFFWNATEDSALFPRIFGHEAAGIVESVGEGVTDLQVGDHILPVFTGECGDCSHCKSEESNLCNLLRINPSRGGMLSDGKSRFSINGSPINHFLGTSTFSEYTVVHAGCLAKINPLAPLDKVCILSCGVSTGLGAVLNVAKPKKGSSVAIFGLGAVGLAAAEGARIAGASRIIGVGNPKRFEQAKKFGVTDFINPKDSTKPVQEIIAEMTNGGVDRSVECSGNIDDMIAAFESVHDGWGVAVLVGVPKKDAVFMTKPINVLNERTLKGTFFGNYKPRTDLPSVVDMYMNEQKLELDKFITHRIPFSEINKAFEFMLKGEGLRCIIDMEE; translated from the exons ATGTCTACTGCGGGTCTTGTGATTCCTTGCAAAG CTGCAGTTGCCTGGGAACCGGGGAAGCCGCTGGTGATGGAGCAAGTCGAGGTGGCTCCACCGCAAACCATGGAAGTCAGGATCAAGATTGCATATACCTCCCTTTGCCGTACGGATATCTTCTTCTGGAATGCTACG GAGGATTCCGCATTGTTTCCTCGTATATTTGGCCATGAAGCAGCTGG AATTGTTGAGAGTGTTGGGGAAGGGGTAACCGACCTTCAAGTCGGTGATCACATCCTCCCTGTATTTACGGGGGAGTGTGGGGACTGTAGCCACTGCAAGTCAGAGGAAAGCAATTTGTGTAACCTGCTGAGAATAAACCCTAGCAGGGGAGGCATGCTCAGTGATGGCAAATCTAGGTTTTCCATCAATGGTTCTCCCATAAATCACTTTCTTGGTACATCCACTTTTAGCGAATACACCGTTGTCCATGCAGGCTGCCTCGCGAAAATCAATCCTCTAGCTCCTCTGGACAAGGTCTGCATCCTCAGTTGTGGCGTCTCAACAG GATTGGGCGCAGTTTTAAATGTGGCAAAACCAAAAAAGGGATCATCCGTTGCCATCTTTGGGCTGGGAGCTGTTGGCCTAGCT GCTGCGGAAGGTGCTAGAATTGCTGGGGCATCAAGAATTATTGGGGTCGGAAACCCCAAGAGGTTTGAGCAAG CCAAAAAATTTGGGGTAACTGACTTTATTAACCCCAAGGACTCAACCAAACCAGTTCAAGAG ATCATTGCAGAGATGACAAATGGCGGAGTTGATAGGAGTGTGGAGTGTTCTGGTAACATTGATGACATGATTGCTGCTTTCGAAAGCGTTCATGAT GGATGGGGTGTGGCTGTGCTAGTCGGAGTGCCGAAAAAGGATGCAGTTTTCATGACCAAGCCTATCAATGTGCTCAATGAAAGAACACTAAAAGGAACCTTCTTTGGTAACTACAAACCACGGACTGACCTTCCTTCTGTCGTTGACATGTACATGAACGAG CAGAAATTGGAGTTGGACAAGTTCATAACCCATCGAATCCCTTTCTCTGAAATCAATAAGGCCTTCGAGTTCATGTTGAAGGGAGAAGGCCTGCGGTGCATCATTGACATGGAAGAATAA
- the LOC131155536 gene encoding alcohol dehydrogenase 1-like isoform X3 — translation MEQVEVAPPQTMEVRIKIAYTSLCRTDIFFWNATEDSALFPRIFGHEAAGIVESVGEGVTDLQVGDHILPVFTGECGDCSHCKSEESNLCNLLRINPSRGGMLSDGKSRFSINGSPINHFLGTSTFSEYTVVHAGCLAKINPLAPLDKVCILSCGVSTGLGAVLNVAKPKKGSSVAIFGLGAVGLAAAEGARIAGASRIIGVGNPKRFEQAKKFGVTDFINPKDSTKPVQEIIAEMTNGGVDRSVECSGNIDDMIAAFESVHDGWGVAVLVGVPKKDAVFMTKPINVLNERTLKGTFFGNYKPRTDLPSVVDMYMNEQKLELDKFITHRIPFSEINKAFEFMLKGEGLRCIIDMEE, via the exons ATGGAGCAAGTCGAGGTGGCTCCACCGCAAACCATGGAAGTCAGGATCAAGATTGCATATACCTCCCTTTGCCGTACGGATATCTTCTTCTGGAATGCTACG GAGGATTCCGCATTGTTTCCTCGTATATTTGGCCATGAAGCAGCTGG AATTGTTGAGAGTGTTGGGGAAGGGGTAACCGACCTTCAAGTCGGTGATCACATCCTCCCTGTATTTACGGGGGAGTGTGGGGACTGTAGCCACTGCAAGTCAGAGGAAAGCAATTTGTGTAACCTGCTGAGAATAAACCCTAGCAGGGGAGGCATGCTCAGTGATGGCAAATCTAGGTTTTCCATCAATGGTTCTCCCATAAATCACTTTCTTGGTACATCCACTTTTAGCGAATACACCGTTGTCCATGCAGGCTGCCTCGCGAAAATCAATCCTCTAGCTCCTCTGGACAAGGTCTGCATCCTCAGTTGTGGCGTCTCAACAG GATTGGGCGCAGTTTTAAATGTGGCAAAACCAAAAAAGGGATCATCCGTTGCCATCTTTGGGCTGGGAGCTGTTGGCCTAGCT GCTGCGGAAGGTGCTAGAATTGCTGGGGCATCAAGAATTATTGGGGTCGGAAACCCCAAGAGGTTTGAGCAAG CCAAAAAATTTGGGGTAACTGACTTTATTAACCCCAAGGACTCAACCAAACCAGTTCAAGAG ATCATTGCAGAGATGACAAATGGCGGAGTTGATAGGAGTGTGGAGTGTTCTGGTAACATTGATGACATGATTGCTGCTTTCGAAAGCGTTCATGAT GGATGGGGTGTGGCTGTGCTAGTCGGAGTGCCGAAAAAGGATGCAGTTTTCATGACCAAGCCTATCAATGTGCTCAATGAAAGAACACTAAAAGGAACCTTCTTTGGTAACTACAAACCACGGACTGACCTTCCTTCTGTCGTTGACATGTACATGAACGAG CAGAAATTGGAGTTGGACAAGTTCATAACCCATCGAATCCCTTTCTCTGAAATCAATAAGGCCTTCGAGTTCATGTTGAAGGGAGAAGGCCTGCGGTGCATCATTGACATGGAAGAATAA
- the LOC131155536 gene encoding alcohol dehydrogenase 1-like isoform X4, which translates to MEQVEVAPPQTMEVRIKIAYTSLCRTDIFFWNATEDSALFPRIFGHEAAGIVESVGEGVTDLQVGDHILPVFTGECGDCSHCKSEESNLCNLLRINPSRGGMLSDGKSRFSINGSPINHFLGTSTFSEYTVVHAGCLAKINPLAPLDKVCILSCGVSTGLGAVLNVAKPKKGSSVAIFGLGAVGLAAAEGARIAGASRIIGVGNPKRFEQAKKFGVTDFINPKDSTKPVQEIIAEMTNGGVDRSVECSGNIDDMIAAFESVHDGWGVAVLVGVPKKDAVFMTKPINVLNERTLKGTFFGNYKPRTDLPSVVDMYMNEKLELDKFITHRIPFSEINKAFEFMLKGEGLRCIIDMEE; encoded by the exons ATGGAGCAAGTCGAGGTGGCTCCACCGCAAACCATGGAAGTCAGGATCAAGATTGCATATACCTCCCTTTGCCGTACGGATATCTTCTTCTGGAATGCTACG GAGGATTCCGCATTGTTTCCTCGTATATTTGGCCATGAAGCAGCTGG AATTGTTGAGAGTGTTGGGGAAGGGGTAACCGACCTTCAAGTCGGTGATCACATCCTCCCTGTATTTACGGGGGAGTGTGGGGACTGTAGCCACTGCAAGTCAGAGGAAAGCAATTTGTGTAACCTGCTGAGAATAAACCCTAGCAGGGGAGGCATGCTCAGTGATGGCAAATCTAGGTTTTCCATCAATGGTTCTCCCATAAATCACTTTCTTGGTACATCCACTTTTAGCGAATACACCGTTGTCCATGCAGGCTGCCTCGCGAAAATCAATCCTCTAGCTCCTCTGGACAAGGTCTGCATCCTCAGTTGTGGCGTCTCAACAG GATTGGGCGCAGTTTTAAATGTGGCAAAACCAAAAAAGGGATCATCCGTTGCCATCTTTGGGCTGGGAGCTGTTGGCCTAGCT GCTGCGGAAGGTGCTAGAATTGCTGGGGCATCAAGAATTATTGGGGTCGGAAACCCCAAGAGGTTTGAGCAAG CCAAAAAATTTGGGGTAACTGACTTTATTAACCCCAAGGACTCAACCAAACCAGTTCAAGAG ATCATTGCAGAGATGACAAATGGCGGAGTTGATAGGAGTGTGGAGTGTTCTGGTAACATTGATGACATGATTGCTGCTTTCGAAAGCGTTCATGAT GGATGGGGTGTGGCTGTGCTAGTCGGAGTGCCGAAAAAGGATGCAGTTTTCATGACCAAGCCTATCAATGTGCTCAATGAAAGAACACTAAAAGGAACCTTCTTTGGTAACTACAAACCACGGACTGACCTTCCTTCTGTCGTTGACATGTACATGAACGAG AAATTGGAGTTGGACAAGTTCATAACCCATCGAATCCCTTTCTCTGAAATCAATAAGGCCTTCGAGTTCATGTTGAAGGGAGAAGGCCTGCGGTGCATCATTGACATGGAAGAATAA
- the LOC131155536 gene encoding alcohol dehydrogenase 1-like isoform X2, producing MSTAGLVIPCKAAVAWEPGKPLVMEQVEVAPPQTMEVRIKIAYTSLCRTDIFFWNATEDSALFPRIFGHEAAGIVESVGEGVTDLQVGDHILPVFTGECGDCSHCKSEESNLCNLLRINPSRGGMLSDGKSRFSINGSPINHFLGTSTFSEYTVVHAGCLAKINPLAPLDKVCILSCGVSTGLGAVLNVAKPKKGSSVAIFGLGAVGLAAAEGARIAGASRIIGVGNPKRFEQAKKFGVTDFINPKDSTKPVQEIIAEMTNGGVDRSVECSGNIDDMIAAFESVHDGWGVAVLVGVPKKDAVFMTKPINVLNERTLKGTFFGNYKPRTDLPSVVDMYMNEKLELDKFITHRIPFSEINKAFEFMLKGEGLRCIIDMEE from the exons ATGTCTACTGCGGGTCTTGTGATTCCTTGCAAAG CTGCAGTTGCCTGGGAACCGGGGAAGCCGCTGGTGATGGAGCAAGTCGAGGTGGCTCCACCGCAAACCATGGAAGTCAGGATCAAGATTGCATATACCTCCCTTTGCCGTACGGATATCTTCTTCTGGAATGCTACG GAGGATTCCGCATTGTTTCCTCGTATATTTGGCCATGAAGCAGCTGG AATTGTTGAGAGTGTTGGGGAAGGGGTAACCGACCTTCAAGTCGGTGATCACATCCTCCCTGTATTTACGGGGGAGTGTGGGGACTGTAGCCACTGCAAGTCAGAGGAAAGCAATTTGTGTAACCTGCTGAGAATAAACCCTAGCAGGGGAGGCATGCTCAGTGATGGCAAATCTAGGTTTTCCATCAATGGTTCTCCCATAAATCACTTTCTTGGTACATCCACTTTTAGCGAATACACCGTTGTCCATGCAGGCTGCCTCGCGAAAATCAATCCTCTAGCTCCTCTGGACAAGGTCTGCATCCTCAGTTGTGGCGTCTCAACAG GATTGGGCGCAGTTTTAAATGTGGCAAAACCAAAAAAGGGATCATCCGTTGCCATCTTTGGGCTGGGAGCTGTTGGCCTAGCT GCTGCGGAAGGTGCTAGAATTGCTGGGGCATCAAGAATTATTGGGGTCGGAAACCCCAAGAGGTTTGAGCAAG CCAAAAAATTTGGGGTAACTGACTTTATTAACCCCAAGGACTCAACCAAACCAGTTCAAGAG ATCATTGCAGAGATGACAAATGGCGGAGTTGATAGGAGTGTGGAGTGTTCTGGTAACATTGATGACATGATTGCTGCTTTCGAAAGCGTTCATGAT GGATGGGGTGTGGCTGTGCTAGTCGGAGTGCCGAAAAAGGATGCAGTTTTCATGACCAAGCCTATCAATGTGCTCAATGAAAGAACACTAAAAGGAACCTTCTTTGGTAACTACAAACCACGGACTGACCTTCCTTCTGTCGTTGACATGTACATGAACGAG AAATTGGAGTTGGACAAGTTCATAACCCATCGAATCCCTTTCTCTGAAATCAATAAGGCCTTCGAGTTCATGTTGAAGGGAGAAGGCCTGCGGTGCATCATTGACATGGAAGAATAA